The Syntrophales bacterium genome has a segment encoding these proteins:
- a CDS encoding signal peptidase I, whose translation MTGYAPKKMVYTGSSMYPVLKASDIMHVSPGEGDQIRRGDVIVFSPPGSNDMVAHRVISISDHGLITRGDNNNDADPWSLSPDRIVGRVVRARRGNRLLAIYGGTRGLLYASAVRFFCNIDSVISSFLNPAYHRLAKAGLFRRWLPDGMRMRVLSFNRSDGVEFQLLMAGHVIGRLLPGKNEWFIRRPFRLFVDEASLPQPGACIRRGEASLNDFS comes from the coding sequence ATGACCGGATATGCCCCCAAAAAGATGGTTTACACCGGCTCAAGCATGTACCCTGTTTTAAAGGCGTCCGACATAATGCATGTATCGCCGGGCGAAGGTGATCAGATTCGACGTGGAGATGTCATCGTATTTTCCCCACCGGGCAGCAACGACATGGTTGCTCACAGGGTTATTTCCATCTCCGACCATGGGTTAATAACACGGGGCGACAATAACAACGATGCCGACCCTTGGTCACTAAGCCCTGATCGTATTGTCGGGCGTGTAGTCCGCGCGCGAAGGGGGAATCGGCTTCTGGCAATATATGGTGGAACAAGGGGCCTGTTATATGCGTCCGCAGTCAGATTTTTCTGCAACATCGATTCGGTGATATCTTCCTTTCTGAATCCTGCCTATCATCGTTTGGCTAAAGCGGGACTGTTCAGGCGATGGTTGCCGGATGGAATGCGTATGCGGGTTCTTTCTTTTAACCGTTCCGACGGAGTGGAGTTTCAGCTTCTCATGGCCGGACATGTGATCGGGCGCCTGCTGCCGGGCAAGAACGAGTGGTTTATCCGGCGGCCCTTTCGCCTCTTTGTGGATGAGGCATCTCTCCCTCAACCGGGTGCATGCATCAGACGGGGTGAGGCATCATTGAATGATTTCTCTTGA